The following are from one region of the Juglans regia cultivar Chandler chromosome 10, Walnut 2.0, whole genome shotgun sequence genome:
- the LOC109014691 gene encoding uncharacterized protein LOC109014691, with product MEGVGGASSVRIDRKSSIDSEPRTLSIDQIHYAREAALYVMKTMSIEDAMIIFTQGLEPVVSAGRSTCNKNKAILIDTGEELEHAAGDHHLPAGPRDIASAPF from the exons atgGAAGGGGTAGGAGGAGCATCTTCGGTGAGGATTGATAGGAAATCTTCCATAGATTCCGAGCCCAGAACTTTGAGCATCGATCAAATCCACTATGCCAGG gAGGCAGCGCTGTATGTGATGAAAACTATGTCCATTGAAGATGCAATGATTATTTTCACGCAG GGATTAGAACCAGTTGTTAGTGCTGGAAGGAGTAcgtgtaataaaaataaagcaatATTGATAGATACAGGTGAAGAGCTGGAGCATGCAGCCGGAGATCACCATCTACCAGCTGGACCCAGGGATATTGCATCTGCacctttctag